In Papaver somniferum cultivar HN1 chromosome 1, ASM357369v1, whole genome shotgun sequence, a genomic segment contains:
- the LOC113330846 gene encoding zinc finger BED domain-containing protein DAYSLEEPER-like: protein MSSVQEQELPEPDHYNDVMSGDGQDDDDDVEMLDSVNEDPTVGCAPAQVARGKKNRLRSEVWEFFKLVKYKDGTTKGVCKDCNVGYKYESQRGGTSAMKRHKCIKRQSMDVGQMILASQNSQLSTRVRKVDQMKLRDLFSALLIARNVPFALVEWKEFRDICAYLNDDFKPISRNTGKADVVKKHKAQKEVIRNRLKLAPGRICLTSDMWTSVTTTGYISLTAHYLDKDWVLQKKLLNFSPLPPPHTGEHLSSKLFATIEDWGIEEKLLL, encoded by the exons atgtcaagtgtacaagaacaagagTTACCAGAACCAGACCATTACAACGATGTTATGAGTGGTGAcggtcaagatgatgatgatgatgttgagatgctAGATTCTGTGAATGAGGATCCAACTGTTGGTTGTGCACCTGCACAAGTTGCACGTGGAAAGAAAAATAGACTTAGATCCGAAGTTTGGGAATTTTTTAAACTCGTTAAGTATAAGGATGGTACAACGAAGGGGGTGTGCAAGGATTGTAATGTAGGATATAAATATGAAAGCCAAAGAGGTGGAACCTCAGCCATGAAAAGGCATAAGTGCATTAAACGTCAGTCTATGGACGTAGGGCAGATGATATTAGCTTCACAAAATAGCCAGCTGTCTACCCGTGTACGCAAGGTTGATCAAATGAAATTACGGGATTTGTTCTCAGCTTTACTCATTGCAAGAAATGTTccatttgctttggtggagtggaaagagtttagggatatatgtgcttatttaaatgatgactttaaaccaatatcaaggaatactgggaaagccgatgtggtaaagaaacataaagcacaaaaagaagttattcgcaacagattgaaacttgctccag GTAGGAtatgtctaacatcagacatgtggactTCTGTAACAACTACTGGATATATAAGCTTAACTGCGCACTATCTTGATAAAGATTGGGTATTGCAAAAGAAGCTTCTGAATTTCTCTCcccttccaccacctcatacag GTGAACACCTTTCTTCTAAGTTATTTGCAACGATagaagattggggaattgaagaaaag CTCTTATTGTAA
- the LOC113278850 gene encoding putative ripening-related protein 1, whose protein sequence is MKMMKGVSLNTYLSNYSLVVLLNLLFAVLTCLEITGAQNCGPSGNVTGTQPPPGKCNRENNSQCCKPGHRYSTFTCSPHPNHQAILTLNGFGPREDGGSESKCDNRFHNNNTPIVALSTGWFGYRNQKRCMHNIAITGNGKTVTAMVVDECDSTRGCDKEHAYQPPCHNNIVDASKAVWTALGVPEGSAKYGHMHVTWVDA, encoded by the coding sequence atgaagatgatgaaaggaGTGAGTTTGAATACATATTTATCAAACTATAGTCTGGTGGTGCTACTAAATCTCCTCTTTGCAGTCCTAACTTGTTTAGAGATCACAGGAGCTCAAAACTGTGGCCCTAGTGGCAATGTCACGGGTACACAACCACCACCAGGTAAATGCAACAGGGAGAACAACTCCCAGTGCTGCAAACCAGGACATCGTTACTCAACGTTCACATGTTCACCTCATCCTAATCATCAAGCCATCTTGACTCTCAATGGCTTCGGGCCAAGGGAAGATGGTGGTAGTGAATCAAAATGTGATAATCGATTTCACAATAACAATACTCCGATTGTAGCACTATCGACGGGATGGTTCGGATACAGGAATCAGAAAAGGTGTATGCATAACATAGCCATAACAGGGAATGGGAAGACAGTTACCGCCATGGTTGTAGATGAGTGCGACTCGACTAGAGGTTGTGATAAAGAACATGCTTACCAACCACCATGCCACAACAATATAGTTGATGCTTCAAAAGCAGTATGGACAGCCTTGGGTGTTCCAGAAGGGTCAGCCAAATATGGCCATATGCATGTCACCTGGGTTGATGCTTAA